The Motacilla alba alba isolate MOTALB_02 chromosome 27, Motacilla_alba_V1.0_pri, whole genome shotgun sequence genome includes a window with the following:
- the ATXN7L3 gene encoding ataxin-7-like protein 3 yields MKMEDMSLSGLDNSKLEAIAHEIYTELVEDACLGLCFEVHRAVKCGYFFLDDTDPDSMKDFEIVDQPGVDIFGQVYNQWKNKECVCPNCSRSIAASRFAPHLEKCLGMGRNSSRIANRRIASSNNLNKSESDQEDNDDINDNDWSYGSEKKAKKRKSDKNPNSPRRSKSLKHKNGEIGGNPDPFKYSNSAGINYETLGPEELRTLLTTQCGVISEHTKKMCTRSLRCPQHTDEQRRAVRVYLLGPSASLPEAEGGVENDSFEVAESQALMSRLQWDGSSDISPSDSASSKASTNNSESRKTKKKKPHLGLVSGAPGLGSSKKKKPKPPAPHTPSIYDDINN; encoded by the exons ATGAAAATGGAGGATATGTCTTTGTCTGGCCTGGATAACAGCAAACTGGAG GCCATCGCACACGAGATCTACACGGAGCTGGTGGAGGATGcctgcctggggctctgctTCGAGGTGCACCGGGCTGTCAAGTGCGGCTACTTCTTCCTGGATGACACGGACCCCGACAGTATGAAGGACTTTG AGATCGTGGACCAGCCGGGCGTGGACATCTTCGGGCAGGTGTACAACCAGTGGAAGAACAAGGAGTGCGTGTGCCCCAACTGCAGCCGCAGCATCGCCGCCTCCCGCTTCGCCCCGCACCTGGAGAAGTGCCTGGGCATGGGCCGCAACAGCAGCCGCATCGCCAACCGCAG GATCGCGAGCAGCAACAACCTGAACAAGTCAGAGAGTGACCAGGAGGACAACGATGACATCAACGACAACGACTGGTCCTATGGCTCCGAGAAGAAAg CAAAGAAGAGGAAATCGGATAAg AACCCCAACTCGCCCCGCAGGTCCAAGtccctgaaacacaaaaatg GCGAGATCGGCGGGAACCCCGATCCCTTCAAG TACAGCAACTCGGCTGGCATCAACTATGAGACGCTGGGCCCCGAGGAGCTGCGGACGCTGCTCACCACG caatGCGGCGTCATCTCCGAACACACCAAGAAGATGTGCACCAG GTCCCTGCGGTGTCCCCAGCACACGGATGAGCAGCGCAGGGCAGTCCGGGTTTACCTCCTCGGGCCCTCCGC GTCCCTGCCCGAGGCCGAGGGCGGCGTGGAGAACGACAGCTTCGAGGTGGCCGAGAGCCAGGCCCTCATGAGCCGCCTGCAGTGGGACGGCTCCTCCGACATCTCCCCCTCCGACTCGGCCTCCTCCAAAGCCA GTACAAACAACTCCGAGTCCCGCAAGACCAAGAAGAAGAAGCCCCACCTGGGGCTGGTGAGCGGCGCCCCGGGGCTCGGCTCCAGCAAGAAGAAGAAGCCCAAGCCCCCCGCCCCCCACACCCCCAGCATCTACGACGACATCAACAACTGA
- the TMUB2 gene encoding transmembrane and ubiquitin-like domain-containing protein 2: protein MEPPAAPLILGVGDEVTLVAGVAVLVLALVLAWLSTYVAEGSSQLLGTGDAAVIRLGPLPPYAGPAGAAEAPEPPGSPESAEEKAEEEGGAAARGDSGSPPGGGREPLPREPAEPGAPAAGDACPGLIKIRLKFLNDTEEVAVARPEDTVGILKSKYFPGQESQMKLIYRGQLLQDQARTLRSLRITDNCVIHCHRSRGAAAAAPALPEPGPAGPAAPGLPLGGGTLMVPTVMLVLALGWYFRINYRQLFTAPATVSLIGVTVLVTFLAFGVYGQAG, encoded by the exons ATGGAGCCCCCGGCCGCCCCGCTCATCCTGGGGGTGGGCGACGAGGTGACGCTGGTGGCCGGGGTGGCCGTGCTGGTGCTGGCGCTGGTGCTGGCCTGGCTGTCCACGTACGTGGCCgagggcagcagccagctcctgggcacCGGCGACGCGGCCGTCATCCGCCTCGGGCCCCTCCCGCCCTACGCGGGGCCCGCGGGGGCGGCCGAGGCCCCGGAGCCGCCCGGAAGCCCCGAAAGCGCGGAGGAGAAAGCCGAGGAGGAAGGGggcgcggcggcgcggggggacAGCGGGAGCCCCCCCGGTGGCGGCCGGGAGCCGCTGCCCCGGGAGCCCGCTGAGCCCGGTGCCCCCGCGGCGGGGGACGCGTGCCCCGGCCTCATCAAGATCCGCCTCAAGTTCCTCAACGACACCGAGGAGGTGGCGGTGGCCCGGCCCGAGGACACCGTGGGGATCCTCAAGAG CAAATACTTCCCGGGCCAGGAGAGCCAGATGAAGCTCATCTACCgcgggcagctgctgcaggaccaGGCGCGGACGCTGCGCTCGCTCCGCATCACCGACAACTGTGTCATCCACTGCCACCGCTCCCGGGgggccgccgcggccgcccccgccctGCCCGAGCCCGgtcccgccggccccgcggcccccggGCTGCCCCTGGGCGGGGGGACCCTGATGGTGCCCACGGTGATGCTGGTGCTGGCGCTGGGCTGGTATTTCCGCATCAACTACCGGCAGCTCTTCACGGCGCCGGCCACCGTGTCCCTGATCGGTGTCACCGTCCTGGTCACCTTCCTGGCCTTCGGGGTGTACGGACAGGCGGGGTGA
- the ASB16 gene encoding ankyrin repeat and SOCS box protein 16: MAHESFAFSPSALRSLRLQRELLEREDRRRALARASASRRLLPGTPPSPPRRRQFCRDPAVHNALYAGDLPRVQSIFRDEATANVVLETVSEELVWSPEQGLWVLSPRRQQTSALRIAAARGYEDCARHLLLRGAAVDAVVGGRAPLHDSAAAPHPNCARLLLAFGADPNVLSADGAAPLHLCTAPHSLRCAELLLAHGAQVNLGTRDRQVTALHVAARQGLVAHVELYLHHGADPSQRTHQGETPLNAAAAAAERPEDAERFLRVAERLLAAGAEPGAAGRKGHTPLHNACANGHPALARLLLRHGADATVPNGAGDTPMDCALRAVREYRRQRPEETLALLLDHGALPPHPKMLRLCCQHPPALEVMLNAYDRVPAADGWLEAVPPELWEEHREFYASAARMAGRPRRLQHLARVAIRRHLGARCRAAVPKLALPPPLRRYLQLPIEGLIS; encoded by the exons ATGGCCCACGAGAGCTTCGCCTTCAGCCCGTCGGCGCTGCGCTCGCTGCGGCTGCAgcgggagctgctggagcgGGAGGATCGGCGCCGGGCGCTGGCCCGGGCATCGGCCTCGCGCCGCCTCCTGCCCGGGacccccccgagccccccccGGCGGCGCCAGTTCTGCCGCGACCCCGCCGTGCACAACGCCCTCTACGCCGGGGACCTGCCCCGCGTCCAGAGCATCTTCAGGGACGAGGCCACCGCCAACGTGGTGCTGGAGACGGTCAGCGAGGAGCTGGTGTGGTCACCGGAGCAGG ggctgtgggtgctgagcCCCCGCCGGCAGCAAACCTCCGCCCTGCGCATCGCCGCCGCCCGCGGCTACGAGGACTGCGCCCGGCACCTGCTGCTGCGGGGGGCGGCCGTGGACGCCGTGGTGGGGGGCCGGGCCCCCCTGCACGACAGCGCGGCCGCCCCCCACCCCAACTGCGCCCGCCTGCTGCTGGCCTTCGGCGCCGACCCCAACGTGCTGAGCGCCGACGGCGCGGCCCCGCTGCACCTCTGCACCGCGCCCCACAGCCTCAG GTGCGcggagctgctgctggcgcACGGCGCGCAGGTGAACCTGGGCACCCGTGACCGCCAGGTGACAGCCCTGCACGTGGCGGCGCGCCAGGGGCTGGTGGCCCACGTGGAGCTGTACCTGCACCACGGCGCCGACCCCTCGCAGCGCACCCACCAGGGCGAGACCCCGCTGaacgcggcggcggcggcggccgagcgCCCCGAGGACGCGGAGCGCTTCCTCCGCGTGGCCGAGCGGCTGCTGGCGGCCGGCGCCGagcccggggccgcggggcgcAAGGGCCACACGCCGCTGCACAACGCCTGTGCCAACGGGCACCCCGCGCTGGCGCGGCTGCTGCTCCGCCACGGCGCCGACGCCACCGTGCCCAACGGCGCCGGGGACACCCCCATGGACTGCGCCCTCCGCGCCGTGCGCGAGTACCGGCGGCAGCGGCCCGAGGAGACCCTCGCCCTCCTGCTGGACCACGGCGCGCTCCCCCCGCACCCCAAG atgctcaggctgtgctgccagcacccgCCGGCGCTGGAGGTGATGCTCAACGCCTACGACCGCGTGCCCGCCGCCGACGGCTGGCTGGAGGCCGTGCCCCCCGAGCTCTGGGAG GAGCACCGGGAGTTCTACGCCTCGGCCGCGCGCATGGCGGGGAGGCCGCGGCGGCTGCAGCACCTGGCGCGTGTGGCCATCCGGCGTCACCTGGGCGCCCGCTGCCGCGCCGCTGTCCCCAAGCTGGCGCTGCCACCCCCACTGCGCCGCTACCTCCAGCTGCCCATCGAGGGTCTCATCTCCTGA
- the HROB gene encoding homologous recombination OB-fold protein isoform X2: MSCHFQKLFGTDEELEDEDFLSAVQDAENQFVTPGCSSPSVVPVPPREPHPREPHPSKAHPSKPPTLRPLAGQGEHPVGFQGPSWRGAAPQDEQDNDLLLAACRELEGPEVPVGAGTAPVPPRHREKPPWKCPGKENAQECGVPKKLRVGEELVPGSGGLQDRQNPLPGPKLVLRPSAAGACAPRGSPSTGEPGSSGGSVPAPGAPCLRPVQAPLGRGSSSVPWTPPAQSCPQPRLPPRPPGFPNPPTAPSAPGPPNAPVVTNHLVQLVTAASKAPRGAPRAPARRESRRFPGPAGILPQQHSGKLLEEILVSAPQTPAHGAVAKPRAQALSSSPLPSEEDFGKGPWLAMKTELGLDERDPGCFLHTYSVVMVLRKAALKQLPKNKVPSMAVMIKTLTRSSAGAGAVFRDPTGEMQGTVHRLLLEQRQSELRAGSVLLLRQSPPGVSLFLSTGDSRGQVDTVQSRILGASPCAHRALIPAGKSWWRMMDVTWMTWTGSWESCLRISSQPRLRLTVAEPSRG; encoded by the exons ATG TCCTGCCACTTCCAGAAGCTTTTTGGGACCGACGAGGAGCTGGAGGACGAG GATTTCCTCTCCGCCGTGCAAGACGCAGAGAATCAGTTTGTGACCCCCGGGTGTTCCTCACCCAGCGTTGTCCCGGTTCCTCCCAGGGAACCCCACCCCAGGGAACCCCATCCCAGTAAAGCCCATCCCAGTAAACCCCCCACCCTCCGGCCCCTCGCCGGGCAGGGCGAGCATCCCGTGGGATTCCAGGGACCCTCGTGGCGGGGGGCAGCGCCCCAGGATGAGCAGGACAATGAccttctcctggctgcctgcagggagctggagggtCCCGAGGTGCCCGtgggggctggcactgccccgGTGCCCCCCAGGCACCGCGAGAAACCACCATGGAAatgcccagggaaggagaacGCTCAGGAATGTGGGGTCCCCAAAAAGCTCagggtgggagaggagctggtCCCCGgctctggggggctgcaggacaggcagaACCCCCTCCCCGGTCCCAAACTGGTGCTGCGGCCCAGCGCGGCCGGTGCCTGTGCCCCCAGAGGCTCCCCTTCCACGGGAGAGCCGGGAAGCTCCGGAGGCTCCgtccctgctccaggggctccGTGCCTGAGGCCTGTCCAAGCACCCCTGGGAAGGGGCAGCTCCTCGGTGCCCTGGAcccccccagcacagagctgcccccagccccggctgcccccCAGACCCCCCGGCTTCCCAAACCCCCCCACGGCTCCCAGTGCCCCCGGCCCCCCGAACGCCCCCGTGGTCACCAACCACCTGGTgcagctggtgacagcagccagCAAAGCCCCCCGaggagccccccgagcccccgccCGCAGGGAGAGCCGGCGCTTCCCGGGGCCCGCCGGGATCCTGCCCCAGCAG CActctgggaagctgctggaggagatCCTGGTGTCTGCTCCCCAGACTCCAGCTCACGGGGCTGTGGCGAAGCCGCGGGCTCAG gcactgTCCAGCTCCCCGCTGCCCTCAGAGGAGGATTTTGGGAAGGGCCCCTGGCTGGCCATGAAGacggagctggggctggatgaGAGGGACCCCGGCTGCTTCCTCCACACCTACAGCGTGGTCATGGTGCTCCGCAAG gcagccctgaagcAGCTCCCAAAAAACAAGGTCCCCAGCATGGCCGTGATGATCAAGACCCTGACCAGGAGCAGCGCTGGCGCTGGAGCCGTGTTCCGGGACCCCACAG GGGAGATGCAGGGCACCGTGCAccggctgctgctggagcagaggcagagcgAGCTCCGGGCTGGCTCCgtgctgctcctgaggcag AGCCCACCCGGGGTGTCCCTGTTCCTGAGCACTGGGGACAGTCGAGGACAAGTGGACACAGTGCAGAGCAGGATCCTGGGggcctctccctgtgcccaccgagctctgatcccagctgggaagagctggtggCGGATGATGGATGTGACATGG atgACCTGGACGGgctcctgggagagctgcctgAGGATTTCTTCTCAGCCCCGGCTCAGGTTGACTgtggctgagcccagcagagggTGA
- the HROB gene encoding homologous recombination OB-fold protein isoform X1: MSCHFQKLFGTDEELEDEDFLSAVQDAENQFVTPGCSSPSVVPVPPREPHPREPHPSKAHPSKPPTLRPLAGQGEHPVGFQGPSWRGAAPQDEQDNDLLLAACRELEGPEVPVGAGTAPVPPRHREKPPWKCPGKENAQECGVPKKLRVGEELVPGSGGLQDRQNPLPGPKLVLRPSAAGACAPRGSPSTGEPGSSGGSVPAPGAPCLRPVQAPLGRGSSSVPWTPPAQSCPQPRLPPRPPGFPNPPTAPSAPGPPNAPVVTNHLVQLVTAASKAPRGAPRAPARRESRRFPGPAGILPQQHSGKLLEEILVSAPQTPAHGAVAKPRAQALSSSPLPSEEDFGKGPWLAMKTELGLDERDPGCFLHTYSVVMVLRKAALKQLPKNKVPSMAVMIKTLTRSSAGAGAVFRDPTGEMQGTVHRLLLEQRQSELRAGSVLLLRQVGVFSPSHRNHYLNVTPTNLLRIFPPEPEGCSPRQVPAQAELTPAPPAEPTRGVPVPEHWGQSRTSGHSAEQDPGGLSLCPPSSDPSWEELVADDGCDMDDLDGLLGELPEDFFSAPAQVDCG; this comes from the exons ATG TCCTGCCACTTCCAGAAGCTTTTTGGGACCGACGAGGAGCTGGAGGACGAG GATTTCCTCTCCGCCGTGCAAGACGCAGAGAATCAGTTTGTGACCCCCGGGTGTTCCTCACCCAGCGTTGTCCCGGTTCCTCCCAGGGAACCCCACCCCAGGGAACCCCATCCCAGTAAAGCCCATCCCAGTAAACCCCCCACCCTCCGGCCCCTCGCCGGGCAGGGCGAGCATCCCGTGGGATTCCAGGGACCCTCGTGGCGGGGGGCAGCGCCCCAGGATGAGCAGGACAATGAccttctcctggctgcctgcagggagctggagggtCCCGAGGTGCCCGtgggggctggcactgccccgGTGCCCCCCAGGCACCGCGAGAAACCACCATGGAAatgcccagggaaggagaacGCTCAGGAATGTGGGGTCCCCAAAAAGCTCagggtgggagaggagctggtCCCCGgctctggggggctgcaggacaggcagaACCCCCTCCCCGGTCCCAAACTGGTGCTGCGGCCCAGCGCGGCCGGTGCCTGTGCCCCCAGAGGCTCCCCTTCCACGGGAGAGCCGGGAAGCTCCGGAGGCTCCgtccctgctccaggggctccGTGCCTGAGGCCTGTCCAAGCACCCCTGGGAAGGGGCAGCTCCTCGGTGCCCTGGAcccccccagcacagagctgcccccagccccggctgcccccCAGACCCCCCGGCTTCCCAAACCCCCCCACGGCTCCCAGTGCCCCCGGCCCCCCGAACGCCCCCGTGGTCACCAACCACCTGGTgcagctggtgacagcagccagCAAAGCCCCCCGaggagccccccgagcccccgccCGCAGGGAGAGCCGGCGCTTCCCGGGGCCCGCCGGGATCCTGCCCCAGCAG CActctgggaagctgctggaggagatCCTGGTGTCTGCTCCCCAGACTCCAGCTCACGGGGCTGTGGCGAAGCCGCGGGCTCAG gcactgTCCAGCTCCCCGCTGCCCTCAGAGGAGGATTTTGGGAAGGGCCCCTGGCTGGCCATGAAGacggagctggggctggatgaGAGGGACCCCGGCTGCTTCCTCCACACCTACAGCGTGGTCATGGTGCTCCGCAAG gcagccctgaagcAGCTCCCAAAAAACAAGGTCCCCAGCATGGCCGTGATGATCAAGACCCTGACCAGGAGCAGCGCTGGCGCTGGAGCCGTGTTCCGGGACCCCACAG GGGAGATGCAGGGCACCGTGCAccggctgctgctggagcagaggcagagcgAGCTCCGGGCTGGCTCCgtgctgctcctgaggcag GTCGGGGTCTTCTCCCCCTCCCACCGCAACCACTACCTCAACGTGACCCCCACCAACCTCCTCCGGATCTTCCCCCCCGAGCCCGAGGGCTGCTCCCCCCGGCAG gtccctgcccaggctgagctgacCCCAGCCCCCCCTGCAGAGCCCACCCGGGGTGTCCCTGTTCCTGAGCACTGGGGACAGTCGAGGACAAGTGGACACAGTGCAGAGCAGGATCCTGGGggcctctccctgtgcccaccgagctctgatcccagctgggaagagctggtggCGGATGATGGATGTGACATGG atgACCTGGACGGgctcctgggagagctgcctgAGGATTTCTTCTCAGCCCCGGCTCAGGTTGACTgtggctga